CTTCGCCCATTTCTTCCAGTCCTTGGGCTTGGCGCGCATGTCCCAGTCGGGGTCGCTGCCGTCGTAACTGCCGGCCTCGACGCATTCGCCATTGACCACCTTGAAGATGCCGCGCGGCTGGTCCTCGCCCTTGAAGCCGCAGGCGATCACCGAATTGAAGCCGATCTCGGCCAGCTTGTCCTTCACTTCCGGTTCGGTGTTCCAGGCATCCTTGAGCGCCTTCATCCATTCGTCGGAAAAGAGTTCTGCCATTTTCTGTCCTCCTCGAGGTCGTGGATGCCATGGGGGCATCGGTACTGCCGATCCGGTGGTCACCGGGCGCCGCCCACTGGCGCCCGGCTATTCAAGCACAAACCGGCATGCGCTTCCCGTGACCTTCGTTGATGGGGGTTCCGGGGCTTTCGCGGTGTCCGGGGTTGCGGCCTGTATAATGCGACGTTTTGATTCCGCGGCCCGAGCATCATGCAACCCGACCGTACCGAAGAACTCCGAGAGCTGCTTGCCCGGCGCATCCTGATCCTGGACGGCGCCATGGGCACCATGATTCAGCGCCACGGGCTGGAGGAGGCCGACTACCGCGGCGAGCGCTTCGCCGACTGGCCTTCCGAGCTGAAGGGCAACAACGACCTGCTGGCGCTCACCCTGCCGCAGATCATCCGCGGCATCCACGAGCAGTACCTGCAGGCGGGTGCCGACATCATCGAGACCAACACCTTCAACGGCACCAGGGTGTCGATGTCCGACTACGGCATGGAAGATCTGGCCTGGGAGATCAATCACGCCGCCACTCGCCTGGCGCGCGAGGTGGCCGACCAGTACAGCACGCCCGAGAAGCCGCGTTTCGTCGCCGGGGTGTTGGGACCGACCAGTCGTACCCTGTCGATCTCGCCGGACGTGAACGATCCAGGCTACCGAGCCATCACCTTCGGCGAGCTGGAGGCCCAGTATCACGAGGCGACGGATGCCCTGGTGCGGGGCGGGGCCGACATCCTGCTGATCGAGACCATTTTCGACACCCTCAACGCCAAGGCGGCGATCTTCGCCGTCGAGCGCTACTTCGAGGAGAAGGGCATCCGCCTGCCGATCATGATCTCGGGCACCATCACCGACGCTTCCGGGCGCACCCTCTCCGGGCAGGTCACCGAGGCCTTCTACAACAGCCTGCGCCATGCCCGGCCGATCTCCATGGGCCTGAACTGTGCCCTGGGGCCGGACCTGCTGCGTCAGTACGTTGAGGAACTCTCGAGGGTGTCCGAGACGTATGTCTCGGCGCACCCCAATGCCGGTCTGCCCAACGAGTTCGGCGAGTACGACCTGGGCCCCGAGGCGATGGCCGCCGAGGTGGCCGAGTGGGCGGCATCGGGTTTTCTCAACATCGTCGGTGGCTGCTGTGGCTCCACGCCCGAGCACATCGCTGCCATCGCCGCGGCGGTGGCCGACAAGGCGCCGCGTGCCTTGCCCGCGATCGAGCCGGCCTGCCGCCTGTCGGGGCTGGAGCCGTTCAACATCACCGAGGACTCGCTCTTCGTGAACGTCGGCGAGCGCGCCAATGTGACCGGTTCCGCGAAGTTCAAGCGTCTGATCCTCAACGAGGAATACGAAGAGGCGCTGGACGTGTGCCGTGCCCAGGTCGAGGATGGCGCACAGATTGTCGACGTCAACATGGACGAGGGCATGCTCGATGGCAAGGCGGCGATGGTGCGCTTCCTCAACCTGATGGCCGCCGAGCCGGACATCGCGCGCGTGCCGGTGATGATCGACTCGTCCAAGTGGGAGATCCTCGAGGCCGGCCTGCAATGCGTGCAGGGCAAGCCCATCGTCAATTCCATCTCCATGAAGGAGGGCGAGGACAAGTTCCGCGAGCAGGCGCGGCTGTGCCGGCGCTATGGCGCGGCGGTGATCGTCATGGCCTTCGACGAGCAGGGTCAGGCCGACACCTTCGAGCGCAAGATCGAGATCTGCGAACGTGCCTACCGCATCCTGGTCGATGAGCTCGATTTTCCCGCCGAGGACATCATCTTCGACCCCAACATCTTTGCCGTGGCCACCGGCATCGAGGAACACAACAATTACGCGGTGGACTTCATCGAGGCCACGCGCTGGATCAAGCAGCACCTGCCGCATGCGCTGGTCTCCGGCGGCGTGTCCAACGTGTCCTTCTCCTTCCGCGGCAACAACCCGGTGCGCGAGGCCATCCACGCGGTGTTCCTGTATCACGCCATCCAGGCCGGCATGGACATGGGTATCGTCAATGCCGGCCAGCTCGCGGTCTACGACGAGCTGCCCGAGGAGCTGCGTAACGCGGTCGAGGATGTGATCCTCAACCGTGATCCCGAGGCCGGCGACCGCCTGGTCGACCTGGCCCCGAAGTACGCCGGCGACGGCAGCACCGCCGAGAAGAAGGACGACCTCGAATGGCGCGGCTGGGACGTGGTGGAGAAGCGGCTCGAATACGCGCTGGTCAAGGGCATCACCGAGTACATCGACGAGGACACAGAAGAAGCGCGGCAGAAGCTGGGGCGTCCCCTGGATGTCATCGAGGGGCCGCTGATGGCCGGCATGAACGTGGTCGGCGACCTGTTCGGGCAGGGCAAGATGTTCCTGCCACAGGTGGTCAAGAGCGCGCGGGTGATGAAGAAGGCGGTGGCCTATCTCGAACCCTTCCTCGAGGCCGAGAAGGCCGAGTGCGGTGCCGAGGCCGCAGGCAAGGTGCTGATGGCCACGGTCAAGGGCGATGTGCACGACATCGGCAAGAACATCGTCGGCGTGGTGCTCCAGTGCAACAGCTACGAGGTGATCGACCTGGGTGTGATGGTGCCGGCCGACAGGATACTGCAGACCGCGAAGGACGAGGGTGCCGACATCATCGGCCTGTCCGGCCTGATCACTCCCTCGCTGGACGAGATGGTGCACGTGGCGAAGGAGATGAAGCGCCAGGGCTTCACCATCCCGCTGATGATCGGCGGGGCCACCACCTCCAAGGCGCACACCGCGGTCAAGATCGAGCCCGAGTACGAGCACGGCGTGGTCTATGTGCCCGATGCCTCGCGCGCGGTGGGCGTGGCCTCGGCGTTGCTCTCGGACGACCAGAAGCCCGCTTTCCTCGCCGCGCTCAAGGAGGAGTATGAGCAGGTGCGCCAGGCGCGTGCCGGCAAGCAGAAGCGCCAGGACCTTGTGACCCTGGAGGAGGCACGGGCCAACCGCACGCCCATCGACTGGTCGCAGGCGCCCATCGTGCCGCCACGCCATCCCGGCATCACGGTGCTCGACGACATCGACCTGCACGAGATCGTGCCCTATATCGACTGGACCTTCTTCTTCCATGCCTGGCAGCTGCGCGGGCGTTTTCCGAAGATCCTCGACGACCCCGAGAAGGGTGAGGAGGCGCGCAAGCTGTATGCCGACGCCCAGGCCATGCTCGAGCGCATCCTCGACGAGGGCTGGCTGAAGGCATGCGCGGTGGTCGGCCTGTTCCCGGCCAATGCGGTGGGCGACGACATCGAGATCTATACCGACGAGACGCGCAGCCAGGTGCGCACGGTACTGCACAATCTGCGCAAGCAGGGCCGCCAGCCCGAGGGCAAGTACAACGAATCGCTGGCCGACTACATCGCGCCGAAGGAGACTGGTATCGCCGACTGGATCGGCGGTTTCGCCGCCACCGCCGGCATCGGCATCGATGACAAGCTGGCCGAGTTCGAGGCCGATCACGACGACTATCAGGCGATCATGCTCAAGGCGCTGGCCGACCGTCTGGCCGAGGCGCTCACCGAGTGGCTGCATCGCAAGGTGCGTATCGAGCTGTGGGGTTATGCCGCAGACGAGAATCTGGACAACGACGACCTGATCGCCGAGCGCTACCAGGGCATCCGTCCGGCCATGGGCTATCCCGCCTCGCCGGATCACACCGAGAAGGACCTGCTGTGGGAGCTGCTGGACGCCCAGGCCAACACCGGCATCTGGCTCACCGAGAGCAAGGCCATGGTCCCCACCGCCGCACTTTCCGGCCTGTACTTTGCGCACCCCGAGGCGCGCTACTTCGCAGTCGGCAAGATTGCCCGCGATCAGATCGAGGACTATGCCCGGCGCAAGGGCATGCCGGTGAAAGAAATCGAAAAATGGCCGGGGCAGAACCTGGCCTATGACAACTGAGGAGCGGGCGTTGGGCGTTTTCATGCATAACGAAGCGATGATCTACCTGCCTGGGCTGGCGAGCCTGCTGCCGTTGCTGTAGACAAGGATTCGACGAGCACACGCGATGCCGGCGCTGTTCGACGGGTGAAATATTCGGGCTAAGCTTGATACAGGCCCTTCCGGCAACGAGGTATCGAGGTGAATGATGGCAGGCAGTGAGCTTCGGCCGGTGGACCCGGCGCGCATCCAGGACAAGCTCGACCAGATGGTCGAGCTGGCACGGGGCGAGCTGGAACTGGCATTGATGGCGCTCGAGACCCAGGCGCCCGAGCAGGCGCAGGCAGTGATGGAGCGCGATGTCGGCCTGGGCCAACTCTATCGTATCGTCGAGCAGGCCTGCCTGGACGCGCTGGCGGGCGAAGGTCGTTCCGTCGAAGCGCGCGAGGTGGTCGGTTGCCTGCAGATAGCCGGCGAGCTGGTGCGTATCGGCGGGCATGCCCGGGACATTGCCGCCATCGTGCTGGCCATGGATTCGGCGGATTTCTCCGGCCCAATGGAAAAGCTCTCGCGCATGGGCGACCTGGTACTGGAGATGCTGGCCCAGGTCGGCGAGGCAGTGACCAATCGCGACCTGTCACTGGCACAGCGGGTGGCTGCCGAGGACCGCGAGGTAGATGAACTGGACGAGGAGACCGTGTCCAGCCTGCTGATGACACTGATGACCGCACCCGATCGCAGCATGCACTCTACCCATCTGTTGTGGATCGCCTATCACCTCGAGCGCATCGGCGACCGGGTCGGCAACATCGCCGATCGTGTCGACTTCATGGCAAATGTTTCGTGAGCCTGCCGCGCTGAAATGCGTCGCCTGCTGCTCCCGACCATCCTGGCGGTCCTGGCCTATGGCTTCTGGCTGAGTCCGGATTTTCGCGAGATCAGCGCCGGGGTGGCGATCTTCCTGTTCGGCATGCTGTCGCTGGAGGAAGGGTTCAAGGCCTTCACCGGCGGTGGCCTGGAGGGAGTGCTGCGGCGAACCACCGGGACGCTCTGGAAGTCCCTGGGTTTCGGCATCGTCACTACCGCACTCATGCAGTCCAGCTCGCTGGTCTCGGTGATCACCATTTCCTTTCTGAGTGCCGGACTGTTGGGGCTGCGTGAGGGCATCGGCATCATTTTCGGCGCCAACCTGGGGACCACCACCGGCGCCTGGCTGATCGCCGGCCTGGGGCTCAAGGTGAAGATCGCCGAGTATGCCATGCCTCTGCTGGTATTCGGTGTCATCCTGCTGTTGCAGCGCGGCCGGACACTGCGCGGCGCGGGCTATGTGCTGGCCGGCCTGGGCTTCCTGTTCCTCGGTATCCACTACATGAAGGAGGGGTTCGAGTCCTTTCGGGCGCTCATCGATCTCACTCGTTACGCCTTGCCGGGATGGCAGGGGCTGTTGAGCTACACCGCGCTTGGCCTGCTGGCCACCGTGATCCTGCAATCCAGTCACGCTACCCTGGTGCTCATCCTCACCGCCTTGTCCAGCGGCCAGATCACCTACGAGAATGCCCTGGCGCTGGCCATTGGTGCCAATCTCGGCACCACCATCACCGCCGTGCTGGGTGCGATCGGCGCCAATGCGGCCGGGCGTCGGCTGGCGGCCGCGCACGTGCTGTTCAATCTGGTCACCGGCCTGGTGACCATCCTGCTGATGCGTCCCATCCTGGTGGTGGTGGAGTGGCTGGCAGGCGGGCTGGGGCTGGCGGACGGTGAATACACTCTGCGGCTGGCCCTGTTCCACACCCTGTTCAACCTGCTCGGTATCGCCATCATGCTGCCGCAGACAGAACGCCTGCTGGCCTGGCTGAGCAGGCTGTTCCGCACCCGCCGGCCCCGCGTGGTGCGTGCGCGTTATCTCAACGCCGCGGTACTGGAGGTGCCCGACGCGGCCATGGCCTCGCTGCGCAAGGAGATGCGTCACCTGTTCGAGCAGGCCTTCGGCATCCTGGCGCACGGCCTCAACCTGCACCGCGAGACCCTCGTCTCGGATTTCGATCTCGATCGTCTGATCGAGGCACCGCCACGGCAGGGAGACTACGACATCGAGGCCCATTACGAGCGCAAGCTCAAGCAGCTCTACAGCGACATCATCGACTTTGCCAGCCGCCTGCGCGCGCAACTGCCGGAACGCCGCGAGGCCGATCTGCACGCTCTGCGCAATGCCGCCCGTGGCATCGTCGAGGCGGTCAAGGAGGTCAAGCACATGCGTGGCAACCTGGTGCGTTACACCGGGCACGAGAATGCGTACATCCGTGGTGAGTACAATCGCCTGCGGGCCATGCTGGCGCGCATATTGCGCCTGATCCATCGGTTGGTGGTCGAGCGCCGCCCCGATGTCGGTGAAGCGGCGCTGGAGCGGCTGGCTGCAGAGGTCCGGCAGGCCGAGACGGCCCTGGACGAGCGCCTGGACCAGTTGATCCGCCACCAGCGCATCACCTCCCGGATGGCCACCTCGCTGATGAACGATGCCGGTTATGCCTTCAATGCGGCCAGGGCGCTGATCCGTGCGGGTGAGGTGCTCTACCGCGCTGCCGCGGACGAACCGCCGCGTCAGCGTTCGGTCGAACAGGGACTGCGCGGCTGATCAGCCTTCGGCGCGGGCGTTGTCTCAGGTCGTCGGTTCCCAGCATGCCACCCGGTTGCGGCCTTCGGCCTTGGCCCGGTAGAGCGCCCGGTCGGCGCGGCTGAGCAGCTGGGTGAGGGTGAGCGGGCGGTCGTCCGGCAGGGCCACGCCGATGCTCACTGTGGGTTGGTAGGTCTCGCCGTCATCCAGCGACACCCGCAGTTGCTCCACGGCATGACGCAGGCGTTCGGCCAGTTCCAGCGCATCGCCCGCCTGGAGACAGTGCATCAGTACGGCGAACTCCTCGCCGCCCAGACGACCCAGCAGGTCGTCGCTGCGCAGCCCTTCGTGGATGCGACGGCTGACCTGGCGCAGCACCTCGTCTCCGGAGAGATGGCCGAAGCGGTCGTTGACCTGCTTGAAATGGTCCAGGTCGAGGATCAACAGGGCGCTGTGGGTAGGTGCCTCGGCCAGCTTGCGCTGGGCGCGCTCGAACAGGGCGCGGCGGGTGAGCATGCCGGTCAGCTCATCGGTGGAAACCATGTGTTCCAGCGCATCCTCTTCGCGCTTGCGCTCACTGATGTCCTGCAACACGGTGAGCACGTAGTCGCCATCGTCGGGCATCAGGGCGGCGGTCAGCAGTACCCAGCGTTCGCGTCCCTCGGCGGTCTTGATGCTGACCTCGTACTGGCGCGCCACGCCGTCGTTGTGCAGGCGTTCGATCAGCTCTGTTCGATCCTTCGGGTTACAGTAGAAGTCGACGGTGCTGGTGCCGATCAGGCGATCGGGCGTTGTGTCGAACAGTTCTGCCGCTGCTTCGTTCACCTGTTCCACGTAGCCGTCGCTGGCGCGGCTCATGACCATGGGTGCGGGCAGGGCCTCGATGATGCGCTCCAGGCGTGCGTGGCTTTCGGTCAGCTTGCGTGTACGGTCGCGTACCTGGCGTTCCAGCTCTCGGGTGAGTTCACGCAGCAATTCATTGGCGTGTCGTCTTTCCTGGTCGAGGGTGCTGATCACCAGTACCAGTGCACCGAGCAGGCCGATGCGCAACTGCAGGATGGTGATCGCCTGCTCCTTGTCGATCGAGGCCAGGGGCCCCGTGCCCGAGAGGGTGCCGGCCACCATGATGACGAAGGTCAGGGCCAGCAGGGTGTAGGCATCGCGCGGGTGCAGGCGCAGTGCCGCCCAGGCCAGCGGCAGGAGGGTGATGGGCAGGGCCTCGTTGGTGATGGATTGCTGCAGGTGACCGGCGGGTAACAGGTAGAGCCAGGCGGCCGAGGCGAACAGCAGAGCGGCGGTGATCACCAGTTCGACGGCTGACTTGGGTGGATGCCGCCAGGGCGGAGCCTGGAGCCATAGCAGCAGGGCGGGTGCCAGCAGCACTGAGCTGGTGGCATCACCGATAGCCCAGCTGATCCAGGTGGCGGAGAAGTGCTCTGGCCCAAGCCCTTCGAGGTTACGTATTCCGGTG
The sequence above is a segment of the endosymbiont of unidentified scaly snail isolate Monju genome. Coding sequences within it:
- a CDS encoding Na/Pi cotransporter family protein, with the translated sequence MRRLLLPTILAVLAYGFWLSPDFREISAGVAIFLFGMLSLEEGFKAFTGGGLEGVLRRTTGTLWKSLGFGIVTTALMQSSSLVSVITISFLSAGLLGLREGIGIIFGANLGTTTGAWLIAGLGLKVKIAEYAMPLLVFGVILLLQRGRTLRGAGYVLAGLGFLFLGIHYMKEGFESFRALIDLTRYALPGWQGLLSYTALGLLATVILQSSHATLVLILTALSSGQITYENALALAIGANLGTTITAVLGAIGANAAGRRLAAAHVLFNLVTGLVTILLMRPILVVVEWLAGGLGLADGEYTLRLALFHTLFNLLGIAIMLPQTERLLAWLSRLFRTRRPRVVRARYLNAAVLEVPDAAMASLRKEMRHLFEQAFGILAHGLNLHRETLVSDFDLDRLIEAPPRQGDYDIEAHYERKLKQLYSDIIDFASRLRAQLPERREADLHALRNAARGIVEAVKEVKHMRGNLVRYTGHENAYIRGEYNRLRAMLARILRLIHRLVVERRPDVGEAALERLAAEVRQAETALDERLDQLIRHQRITSRMATSLMNDAGYAFNAARALIRAGEVLYRAAADEPPRQRSVEQGLRG
- the metH gene encoding methionine synthase, with amino-acid sequence MQPDRTEELRELLARRILILDGAMGTMIQRHGLEEADYRGERFADWPSELKGNNDLLALTLPQIIRGIHEQYLQAGADIIETNTFNGTRVSMSDYGMEDLAWEINHAATRLAREVADQYSTPEKPRFVAGVLGPTSRTLSISPDVNDPGYRAITFGELEAQYHEATDALVRGGADILLIETIFDTLNAKAAIFAVERYFEEKGIRLPIMISGTITDASGRTLSGQVTEAFYNSLRHARPISMGLNCALGPDLLRQYVEELSRVSETYVSAHPNAGLPNEFGEYDLGPEAMAAEVAEWAASGFLNIVGGCCGSTPEHIAAIAAAVADKAPRALPAIEPACRLSGLEPFNITEDSLFVNVGERANVTGSAKFKRLILNEEYEEALDVCRAQVEDGAQIVDVNMDEGMLDGKAAMVRFLNLMAAEPDIARVPVMIDSSKWEILEAGLQCVQGKPIVNSISMKEGEDKFREQARLCRRYGAAVIVMAFDEQGQADTFERKIEICERAYRILVDELDFPAEDIIFDPNIFAVATGIEEHNNYAVDFIEATRWIKQHLPHALVSGGVSNVSFSFRGNNPVREAIHAVFLYHAIQAGMDMGIVNAGQLAVYDELPEELRNAVEDVILNRDPEAGDRLVDLAPKYAGDGSTAEKKDDLEWRGWDVVEKRLEYALVKGITEYIDEDTEEARQKLGRPLDVIEGPLMAGMNVVGDLFGQGKMFLPQVVKSARVMKKAVAYLEPFLEAEKAECGAEAAGKVLMATVKGDVHDIGKNIVGVVLQCNSYEVIDLGVMVPADRILQTAKDEGADIIGLSGLITPSLDEMVHVAKEMKRQGFTIPLMIGGATTSKAHTAVKIEPEYEHGVVYVPDASRAVGVASALLSDDQKPAFLAALKEEYEQVRQARAGKQKRQDLVTLEEARANRTPIDWSQAPIVPPRHPGITVLDDIDLHEIVPYIDWTFFFHAWQLRGRFPKILDDPEKGEEARKLYADAQAMLERILDEGWLKACAVVGLFPANAVGDDIEIYTDETRSQVRTVLHNLRKQGRQPEGKYNESLADYIAPKETGIADWIGGFAATAGIGIDDKLAEFEADHDDYQAIMLKALADRLAEALTEWLHRKVRIELWGYAADENLDNDDLIAERYQGIRPAMGYPASPDHTEKDLLWELLDAQANTGIWLTESKAMVPTAALSGLYFAHPEARYFAVGKIARDQIEDYARRKGMPVKEIEKWPGQNLAYDN
- a CDS encoding sensor domain-containing diguanylate cyclase yields the protein MTWPFLGINLLIALAYTSLAWLVSLAFAQPAPIWPSTALAVTAVLLGGWRWVPGIVLGSWAANDLLLGWSTPGALWVTLGNTLSPLLAWEIFRRIEPDPAKVFDRVRNVTAFFLLFVLLNGALSGFFGATGIRNLEGLGPEHFSATWISWAIGDATSSVLLAPALLLWLQAPPWRHPPKSAVELVITAALLFASAAWLYLLPAGHLQQSITNEALPITLLPLAWAALRLHPRDAYTLLALTFVIMVAGTLSGTGPLASIDKEQAITILQLRIGLLGALVLVISTLDQERRHANELLRELTRELERQVRDRTRKLTESHARLERIIEALPAPMVMSRASDGYVEQVNEAAAELFDTTPDRLIGTSTVDFYCNPKDRTELIERLHNDGVARQYEVSIKTAEGRERWVLLTAALMPDDGDYVLTVLQDISERKREEDALEHMVSTDELTGMLTRRALFERAQRKLAEAPTHSALLILDLDHFKQVNDRFGHLSGDEVLRQVSRRIHEGLRSDDLLGRLGGEEFAVLMHCLQAGDALELAERLRHAVEQLRVSLDDGETYQPTVSIGVALPDDRPLTLTQLLSRADRALYRAKAEGRNRVACWEPTT
- a CDS encoding SCP2 sterol-binding domain-containing protein: MAELFSDEWMKALKDAWNTEPEVKDKLAEIGFNSVIACGFKGEDQPRGIFKVVNGECVEAGSYDGSDPDWDMRAKPKDWKKWAKDGIGMTGLGTAFAMGKLKFLKGDFKSMIKDPRMAGPFVKSFALMGKIETD
- a CDS encoding phosphate signaling complex PhoU family protein, producing the protein MAGSELRPVDPARIQDKLDQMVELARGELELALMALETQAPEQAQAVMERDVGLGQLYRIVEQACLDALAGEGRSVEAREVVGCLQIAGELVRIGGHARDIAAIVLAMDSADFSGPMEKLSRMGDLVLEMLAQVGEAVTNRDLSLAQRVAAEDREVDELDEETVSSLLMTLMTAPDRSMHSTHLLWIAYHLERIGDRVGNIADRVDFMANVS